In the genome of Budorcas taxicolor isolate Tak-1 chromosome 7, Takin1.1, whole genome shotgun sequence, the window attatatactcCTTGTTCGTGATACTTAATTTCCAAAGCACCAAGGCAAAATAAAGAGAGGCCCACCTCCCATTTAAGTATGAACTGCCAATGGCAAACATCTGCACAATATCATATAAAAAGTCAAGcaaataaaattacataataaGCAAATGCAAATCAcagtgctttaaaatatataatcattggTAATCTTCAGAGAAGGCATTGCTTCATTAACATTCTGGTCAAGACGATGATATTCCACTGTTTTGGAACAAAAACCATCACGCCATTTCCTGCTTTGAACCAGAAGGAAAATCTGGAATAAAACAAATcagatatttaaaagagaaaatacaggaCATGCTAAAAGTTTTTATAACTGAAATAACTGTCTCCTAGGTTCCCAAACACAAAAGTAAAATGTCAACAACAAAAGGGCTATTTTGTTTTCCATCTTGTAAATAAGCTGAAacagtgctttttaaattttaatgtgtaCAGAAGTCCCTGTTAAGACTGATTCCTGGCCTCTCTCTTCAGGGATGAGCTAATAGATAGCAGTGGAGTCCAGGAACCCACCTGTTTAACAAGTCTCTTAGGTGTTTAAGtccctagggcttccctgctggctcagatggtaaagcgtctgcctacagtgcaggagacccaggttcaatccctgggtcgggaagatcccctggagaaggaaatgacaacccactccagtacttgtgcctggaaaatcttatggacggaggagcctggtacgctacagtccacagggtcgcaaagagtcagacatgactgagcaccttccctttctttctttaggCGCTATTTGTAATAGCGATGGTCCAACACTGAACAGTGGAATAAAACATAGCTGGCATTCAAAATTCCATCCACCTACAAATACAGAGCTAGTGAGAGACCACTGAACCGCAAATAAACCAACGCAAAACCACAAATGAGATATTAGAATCACTGACTCCAGGAGCTGGAAGGCATTCTGAAATTACCTCTGTATCATTTTTGCCGGTGAGAAAATCAACGTCCTAAAGGGGAGGTGGGTGCTAGGAATCACAAAGCAAGTTACAACAAAGTCAAGAACTGAGATTTCCTGACCAGTAAGTATTGAAAAGGACACTGTGTTTGATTTCCctttaagtatttaaaaagttTAACTGTTTAGCTCAGGGACTGCAGAGCCCCCAGATGAACCCTCACACTAAATTATCCATACAGTCCTATTTATGCTCCTCTGCCTCATGTAATCCAACAAACCAATTTTAGTACAGCATGTTCTATACTACTAATAATAATCATATTATTATTTCTGGatcaaaaattgaaaacaacctGAATACTCAACAGgaaaaagttaaattatatagctattaaatcatgtttttaaagaatattaatgaTACGAAAAATGCTCATAATTTGTTAGGTAAAAGGCAAGATATAAAACTATATGAAATCAAgttcacttaaaaattattagcatacacatatatatctgaaTTATACACACATTTACAGGCCagaaatataccaaaatgttaataatgcTCAGCTTTGGGTAGTagcttacattttcttttctacatttttctgCGTCCCTAAAAAAGACATCTAATACTTTAACAACCAGGGGAAAAAAGTTATCAAAATAACATTAACTtcaatgtaaataaattataagtCCTAAATTAACATCTCTCTCCACAAGCACTCCCAATGAAGTAGCAATACCAAATTAAGacataaaacctttaaaaaaaaaaatcatcggGCTTTGGTTTTGCTCAAAAtcaattgcttcttttttaaaaaagcacatgtagtaggcttccctgatagctcagttggtaaagaatccgcctgcaatgcaggagaaagtgaaagtgaagtcactcagtcgtgtcccactctttgcaaccccatggactgtagcctatcaggctcctccgtccatgggattttccaggcaagagtactggagtgggttgccatttccttctccagaggatcttcccgactcagggattgaacccaggtctgccgcattgcaggcggatgcttttaccctctaagccaccagggaagcccccggttcaattcctgggttgggaagatccactggagaagggataggctacccactccagtattcttggacttcccttgtggttcaaatggtaaagaatccacctgcaatgtggaaaacctgggttcgatccctggagaaaggaaaggctacccactccggtactctggcctggagaatttcatggactgcatagtccatgggggtcgcaaagagtcagacatgactgagcaactttcactcactcactcacatgcaGTAAAGCATTCTGTCATTTGTTAAAAATCCACACAGACATACAAGCTGATGAGATACCACAATATTTTGCCATCAACTGAAACCTgattaaaagagggaaaaaaacctcTGAATAAGCAAAAGCATTAATAAGAAGTATGATTGAGATAACAGAGGGCAACTAGAGGGGGTGAAAAAATCTCAAACTTACCTTCCTTTTGTTGTGATATGTAATATAAACAATAGcaatacaaaaagcaaaaataataaggtggaaaaagaaatggctatCTTCCTCTTCTATATTTGAGGCTGGGGTTTTAAAAGGTCTCTCTGACTGTTCAATTTCCACGTAGCCCCTGTTTTCTTCCAAGGCTTCACTGGACTCATCATCCCGGGGGCTGGTGGTCCAGTCATAGTCTGGTTCTCCGTAATCCCCGTTGTCCAGAGTGTCTTTGGCAGTGGACGGAGAACTGTTCAGTGTGAGAAGATCCTCCTCCTCTATGCTAGGATCTTCATTGTTATCAACTTCCTCTTGGGACAGAGAAGTAGTGGGCGAGGGATGAGGGGACACGGACGCCACTCCACTTTTTTCTGTACTAGTTGTGGGAGGGAGAGTGGTGCTGGTTTGGAAAGCAGGTGTGGTTTGGTTTTCATTTGTTAAAGCATTCGTATTTGGAGTAGAAACATCTGACTTGAGTACAGGCTGGCTCAATGACTCAATCTGTGATTGAactaaaataagtaaagaaagaaatgttacaCTGAAATCTCCAAATTTATCTCCACCAAGCTAAAAGGAAATACACCTATATTTTTCACTAAACTAGGATTAGTCACCTTTCTGTTCTGCAGGTAGTGAAATCCAACCTTTGTGAAATTAGAACAGGGGGCACAAGTGCTATATGGACTTTGCCATCGTGACCTAAAGTCAGATCCctctctattctttctttttcttatggtgGCAGACTATGAAATGCAACAGGTCTCTTATGCTGCTTAAGTTCTTACTATCTGGTGAGGCAACTGTTATCTgatgaatatttcattttctatttttcatttttttatttcattttaaatgcaaCACCCAAATTCAGATGCGCATGTTACGCTCTCAGCAATTATACTGTGTTTTCCTAGCCTGTTTACCCTTCTACTCTCTTAGTAGACCATTCACAGTTTGCTCTGTCCTCAAACTTCTAAAACCTTTTCTGTTCTCCTCATTGTCAAAGGCTAATATAGCTTCCTGACTTTTCTCAGAAAAATGAAGCCCTCAAAAGAGAAggtccacaaactaccagaactCTCAGCTCAGAAGTCCAACTGTCTACCCGACATGTCCGCTTAGATCTGTCATTCAAATTAACACGTTCAAAATGAAATTCTGACTTTCACTGCTAGGAAGATGGAGTAAATGTATTTTTCCCTATTCTTCCCAcggaaaacaaataaaactctTCCTATTACATAGAAAATAACACAACTGTGAAAGGTGGAAAGAATAAGGCAGAGCGATCAGAGACCTCAGGACCTGAGAAACAACCCAGAGTTGACTATCCCGAATATTCTTTTTACCTCATGTATTCCAGAGTTGGAGCTGAAGAACGCAGTAACCTGGAAACACCCAAGAGTATGGACAAAACAGGCCCCCAAAAGAGCCTGCTCTCTCGCCAGAAGATCAAGAGAGAGGCAGCCtagcaagaaagaaaacttttagaCGACTGCTCTTACTCTCTCCAAACAAAGAGCACCACTCTCCACTCACAGCAAAGACCAAGTGGGGAAGCTAGACTACCCCCTGAGCAAGCTGCACTGCGGTGCCCCTTCACCTCCATAAAAGGACATGTCAGAGGAGGCCCAGTGGACGGTCAAGACTTCAGCCATGGCCCAGCAGTCGCGAGGCTGTCCCCACCAACACATCGGTGCAGGCGACGAGTGGAGCCGAAACTCCCACCTCTGCCCAGAGCTACCAGGCCCACCGCTGTCCTTAAGGCTCAACGCAGATCAAGCAGAGACCCTAGATGTCTAGCTTTAACTGCAAGTAATGTGCACCAACCCCCACCTCCCCTGTCAGAGCAATGTCATAAAAAGCAACTAAAAGAGAAAGTTTAAGACCAGAATCTTAAAAACCCAAAGTACCACAACTTACCACATATGAAATACATAATCTGACTAGCCCTTTAActattaaagaaactgaattcttaattttaaaattccccCAAATTAAATATCCTAGCCCACATGAGAATGGAGAATTCACTGGAAaatttcactggagaattctaccaaatgtttaaTGAAGAGTTAACATCAATTCTATACAACCTCCTCCAGAGACCTGTGGAGGGAACACTTCATGATTCCTTTTATGAAGCTCCTGAAACCAAAACCAAAGGcactacagaaaaagaaaatcacatattGGTATCCTTCatgaacagaaatgcaaaaattcttaacaaaatattaacaaatagaaaCCAGCAATATAAAGTTCCCTGGTGACCTAGTGGTTAGGAGTCCAAGCTTTCactgcccaggttcaatccctggctgggaaactgaGATACCACAAACCACGTggaacaaccaaaaaaagaaaaaagaaatcaccgATATATAAAATGATACTCCATGATTAATAAGGTTTATTTCAGAGATGCAAGATCGCCTCAATACTCAAAAATCAATGTAATCTAACAAGCTAAATTAACCTTGGCCTAAGACTCACACCTTTTgcaaaaattaactaaaacatGGATCACAAGTTTAAATGTAAAGCTACACatattttaggggcttccctggtggtatactGGATAAGAATCCAgctccaaatgcaggggacatgggttcaatcccgggtccaggaagaccccacgtgccgtggagcagctaagcccatgtgcctcaactactcAGCCCACacgcctggagcctgtgccccacgagagaagcccacacaccacaacccgagaaagcccacacacagcagcgAGGACCCACCACCACCAAAGCTTACATAAATccaataaaataatcatttttttaaaaaaactacacAGATTTTAGGAAAAGACCTCCAACAAAATCTTCAGAATCGTGGACTAGATAAATTCTTAGACCAAAAACAcaatacataaaaggaaaaactcaTAAACTGGATTCCGtcgaaattttaaaacttttgttcagTAAAAGACTTTCGTGAGAAAGACAAGACATGCTACCAAGTGGAAGAAATATCTGTAAGCCCCATACCCAACGAAGGACTAGTATCTAAAATACATGAAGGATTATGACAActcaaaagtgaaaaagcaaacaacccaattagaACATGGACAAAAGACATAAAGAGACATTTCACCAAAAAGagtatacagatggcaaacaagcacaggaaaagatgttaACCATTAGCAAAATGCAAGTTAAATCTCCATGAGATATCACcatacacctatcagaatggctaaaataaaaaataatgaccaTGTCAAATGTTGGCAAGGACGCAGGGTAACAAGATCACTCACATTTTGCTGTGGCTACATAACATGTGGCAACCATTccagaaaacaatttggcagtttcttaaactaAATGTgcaactaccacatgacccagcagttACAGTCCTGGGCATTTACCCTAGAGAGACGAACACTTATGTTCACATAGGAATCTTTgcataaatgtttatagcagccttattcacaatagccaaaaactggaaacaactcagatgTCCTTCAATAGATGAATGGTTGAACAACTGAAGTACACATACATGCCAAGGAacattactcagcaataaaaaggaacaaactattgataCATGAAACAACTCAGATGCATCTCCCAAGAATTATACTAGGTAAAACCAGCCAACTCCCAAAAGCTACATATTACATGATTCCATACATTGCATGCACAAAATGACaagattacagaaataaaaaagattagcGGTTGCCAGGAATTCAGGAGGGAGTAGGGATAGGGGAAAAGTGAGGGTGACTTTTAAAAGAGCCACAGAAAAAGTCCTTATGGTGATGGAAATGCTCTGCATCTTGACTGCATCAATATCAGTGTCTGCTGCACTACAGGTTTGCAGGGTACTATCACTGAGAAAAACTGGGTAAAGGGTACACAgaatttctgtactttatttttttacaacTGCAAGCGAATTTACAATTATTTCAAGATGAAAAGGTTAAAGACATGAATTTTCACTCCCTACTCcgaaaagagaagacaaagaaacaacaacaaaaaaaccctgtTCTATCTACAGTCTGTCTCCTTCTCAGTTATCACAACTCCATTTCTCTGTTGTTCGAGCCTAAAGCCTTGCAGTCATTATTTTAACACTCCACATCCAATCTGTTAccctaccttcaaaatatatggAGAATTTGAAGAGTTTTCACCTCTCCATTGCTACTGCCTAatccaagccaccatcatctcaCCTAGATTACTACAGTAGTCTTCTAAATGATCTGCCTGCTTCTACCATAATCCCCAGTGCCCACTCAACAGCCAGTCACCCTGTAAAACCTTGTGCTAAATGATGTTACTGCTCTGCTTAAAACCACCTAGTAGCTCTCCGTTTCTCTCAAAAGTGAAATTCAAAGCCTTCATAATAGCCTATAAACTCCTATATGATCTGGTCCCCATTATCTCAATGCTATTACCTCTTACTAATCTTCCAAACTATTCTATCCCCACTGCCTACTTAACAGATAGCAGGcattcaataaacacttattgAACATGCTCTTGACCCAACTCTCTCCACAAATCCTACACTGCTTCCCAAGTACTGTTTCTGTacctactgaaagtgaaagtgaagtcgctcagtcgtgtccgactctttgtgaccccatggacggtagcctaccatgctcctcctccctccatgggattttccaggcaagaatactggagtgggctgccatttccttctccagggaatcttcccaacccagggattgaacccgggtctcctgcaatgcagacagacgctttaccgtctgtgcCACACCCTCTCAAAAACCTTTCTCATAGTTCTCAGCCAGGTAAATCCCCACTGACTCTTCTAAGGATATCTCCAACATCACCCTATTTGTTGTTGTAACTCCAATACCAGCATCAGGTAGGagtctaccagggaagctccaggtaGGAGTAGAGTTAATAAATATTGTTCAAGGAGCAAAAATGTGgaaattaggacttccctggtggtccagtggttaagcttctgtgctgccactgcagggggcatggtttgaactctggttgggaaactaagatcttgcatgccctGCAGTGCATCCAAACAATAAAAAACACTAGACGTTACATTCAAGAAAACGAACTTGGAATTCATCTGAAACATTTGATGTAAATTAGATCAACCTTCTGGACCACcactccttcaaagaaaagaggCTGACCCAGTCAGCTATGACATGTATTCAGAACAAAGTGGTAACTCTGACTTCACAGATTTACTTGTTcaagtttacatatatatatatggcaccccactccagtactcttgcctggagaatcccacggacagaggagcctggtgggctgcagtccatggggtatctaagagtcagatacgactgagcgacttcactttcacttttcactttcatgcactggagaaggaaatggcaaccactccagcactcttgcctggagaatcccacggacagaggagcctggtgggctgcagtccatggggtatctaagagtcagatacgactgagcgacttcactttcacttttcactttcatgcactggagaaggaaatggcaacccactccagtgttcttgcctggagaataccaaggacagtggagcccgatgggctgccgtctatggggtcgcacagagtctgacacgactgaagtgacgcagcagcagcagcatatatgtatGTAACTTTAGATTTCTAAATATATGTTCCATCTCTACCCTTCCCTATTTGATATTATCTCTCTAGTTaaaagttaactttttaaaaataaaaagtttttaatttctcttctactggtccctttttaaaaacttccttaCACTGTATCAATATTTCTCTGAGAATTCATTCACACATTGAATTCTGAGAAACAATGCCTTAAAAATTGAATACAttacatattaaataaattaaggcAACATCTGGGAGCAATATGATGGCAGAACATAGAAAGCAGGCATTTTTGAAATAGCATGGCAGACCTGGTCTTACAGTGAGTATCCCATAATCCAAAATAATGCTtacattagtttttttttaatctatcaaacaaacacataaaactaAAAAAGTCTCAGAGATTGTCAAGAATACACCCAAGCAAGCActgaaagtttaagaaatctaACACGGAACAAGTTTAAATAAAACTGATATGGCAACTTTCTAACATTTTATGGTTACTTGAAGTTCGAAACTCAATACATTCTAGCTAGACTTCCATGGTCTTCTGACAAGAGTAACTATTTTGACATCACTCTACCCTAAGGTACACTTACAAAGAACATCGGTATTAGCCGAAGTTCTACACATGCTACACTGTACTGCAAGGAGCTGCCTCCCTATTAAAAGCCCGTGTCAGAAGATTTTCaaccatcttttaaaaagttgtttctgAAATTATAGTTACCAGCTACATATACCCCTAAACCATATATCTTAAGCATTCCAGCAAGAAATATGTTTACATGTCAGTTTTTTCTTAGATGATTAAATGACCAAAACAACCATGCTACTTAAGTACTTTAGGAACAGGAATACTTGCATCAACAGGAGAAATCCCCCTTATTTACTAGCTATGAAAGGACCTTAGGAAAATGGACCACAGTCCTTCCCCAGACTTACAAACACTTCTGGGACGGTGGTCCACACACTCTCAGTCCTGCTGCGGAAACCCAAGTAAGTAATCACAGCACTGTAGCAGAGGAAGGTATGGCTAGACAGCCCCGCTGGCAAGTAAGTGAACACTATCCtattcatactgtttttcatctGAACTCAGAAAAGATTTAGGCATAAGGATTGTGCCTTGGCCT includes:
- the C7H5orf15 gene encoding keratinocyte-associated transmembrane protein 2; this encodes MAAAARRRMSGAEQANLLPRPGVQVPGGLARPLVLALLLASAIMPSVQSQIESLSQPVLKSDVSTPNTNALTNENQTTPAFQTSTTLPPTTSTEKSGVASVSPHPSPTTSLSQEEVDNNEDPSIEEEDLLTLNSSPSTAKDTLDNGDYGEPDYDWTTSPRDDESSEALEENRGYVEIEQSERPFKTPASNIEEEDSHFFFHLIIFAFCIAIVYITYHNKRKIFLLVQSRKWRDGFCSKTVEYHRLDQNVNEAMPSLKITNDYIF